Genomic window (Oryza sativa Japonica Group chromosome 3, ASM3414082v1):
gccgaagccgagCGCGGAGTCGAAGCCGGCGAAGGCCCGTGCACCGGCAACCTCGCTACTGGAGAGCCTCAAGTCGTTCAAGTCCCGCCTGGCCGCCGGCCCGCCGCTCGCGCCCACGCCGAAGTCCTTCAAGTCGTACGCGGAGACCTGCGCGTCCATCCTCCGgctctgctccgccgccgcggccgcctccggcaccgctgccgcctcctcaaACCTGCCGCTCGTCCTCTCAATCCACGCGCACGCGCTCGTCTCCGGCCTGACCGCGGACGGCTCGGTGGCGTCGCACCTCCTCACCGCCTACGCCGCcttcgcgcgcgcggcggaccGCGACGGGGCCTTCCGGGACTGCGTCTCCGTCGTCGGGGCGGCGTCCCCGTTCGCCTACGATTTCATGGTGCGGGAGCACGTCAAGGCCGGGGACATCGTCTCCGCTCGCCGgctgttcgacggaatgcccGAGAGGAGCGTCGTGTCGTACACCACCATGGTGGATGCGCTCATGAAGCGCGGGTCCGTGAGGGATGCGGTTGAGCTGTATCGCCAGTGCCCGCTCTGCTCGGTTCCCTTCTTCACCGCGATGATCGCGGGGTTTGTCCTCAATGAGCTCCCCAAGGATGCGCTCGGCGTGTTCCATGAAATGCTCAGCTGCGGCGTGAGTCCAAATGAGATCACTTTGGTCTCCGTCATCAAGGCATGCATTGGTGCAGGTGAGTTCGATCTGGCCATGTCTATCGTGGGGTTGGCAATGAAATCAAACTTGCTTGACAAAAATCTTGGGGTACGCAACTCCTTGATCACACTATACTTAAGGAAGGGAGATGCAGATGCTGCACGCAGGATGTTTGATGAAATGGAGGTGAGAGATGTGGTTTCATGGACTGCTTTGCTTGATGTGTATGCTGAATTGGGTGACCTCGAGGGAGCTCGACGGGTTCTTGATGAAATGCCTGAGAGGAACGAGGTCTCCTGGGGTACTTTGGTTGCTAGGCATGAACAGAAAGGCAATGCAAAAGAAGCAGTGAGTTTGTATAGTCAGATGCTGGCTGATGGTTGTAGGCCAAACATTTCATGTTTCTCCAGCGTTCTTGGTGCTTGTGCTAGCCTTCAGGACTTAAGAAGCGGAAGAAAGATCCATAACCAGACTTTAAAGATGGCCTGTAGCAATAATGTATTTGTATCCAGCGCTCTGATTGACATGTACTGCAAATGCAAACAGTTGCCAGATGCACAAATGATTTTTTACTCCCTACCACAAAAGAACATAGTATGTTGGAACTCTCTCATTTCAGGTTATAGCAACAACTCAAAAATGGTGGAAGCTGAGGAACTCTTCAAAAAGATGCCTGCAAGGAATGTTGCTTCATGGAATTCAATCATCTCTGGTTATGCACAAAATAGACAGTTTATTGATGCATTAAAATCTTTCCATGCAATGTTAGCTTCAGGGCAGAGTCCAGGGGAAATTACCTTCTCAAGTGTTCTCCTGGCTTGTGCTAGCCTGTGTTCTTTAGAGATGGGCAAGATGGTTCATGCTAAGATCATTAAGCTTGGAATTAAGGAAAGCATCTTTGTTGGGACTGCACTGAGTGATATGTATGCTAAGTCAGGGGATTTAGATAGCTCTAAGAGGGTATTTTATGAAATGCCCAAAAGAAATGATGTTGCTTGGACTGCCATGATTCAAGGACTTGCTGAAAATGGTTTTGCAGAGGAGTCTATTCTGTTATTTGAGGATATGATCTCAGCAGGAATAACACCAAATGAGCAGACATTTTTAGCcattttatttgcttgctcccACAGTGGCTTGGTGGAGCATGCCATGCATTATTTCGAAATGATGCAGGCATGTGGTATATCACCTAAAGCAAAACATTATACATGTATGGTTGATGTCCTTGCTCGAGCTGGTCATTTGGCAGAAGCAGAAGATCTTCTCCTGAAAATCGAAAGCAAATCAGAAGCAAATTCATGGGCTGCTCTTCTGAGTGCCTGCAACATTTACAGGAATAAGGAAATGGGTGAGAGGGCTGCAAAGAGGCTCCAGGAGTTGGACAAGGATAATACAGCAGGTTATGTGTTACTCTCAAATATGTATGCATCTTGCGGGAAATGGAAAGATGCTGCTGAGATGAGGATACTAATGAAAGGGATCAATCTTAAAAAGGATGGTGGGTGTAGTTGGGTTCAGATAAGAGGTCAATATCAAGCCTTCTTTTCTTGGGAGACAAAGCATCCCTTGTTACCGGATGTTTATGAGATGTTGGATTTGCTGACATGGGAATTGAttgcttgatttttttaaaaatgtcatATAGGAGTAAAACCTTCGAGGCTTTGACCTCATTTTGCTTCTTTAGTTCATAAAGATAACGATAGCAGGATGGAGTTGTTTCTGGAGAATGGCTGAAAGGAAATTGCTTTTGACATTCCAAAAATGATAGTTGCCTTCATATGCTAAGCTCCAGAAATATTCATGGTTATTTGCTTCCAACCATCTAGCTGGAATTTTAGCAAATTGTGATAGCCGTGCTGGATTATTACAAAAGAAGGTAGGGCATTATTGTTGGTTTATTGACTTTGAGCACCGTGGTTTGTTTTTAATCTGCTCTTCAAAACAGCACTACCTCGGCATGGTAGCAACCTGGAATAGAATGTCTGTATCTTTTTGCTGAAGTTCGTGTGATTTGACAACAACCAACTTCAGATGAACAACTTCAGAAAATTCAACTGTGTATTTACTGCATTGTGACTATCCTGACTTGTTTACTGAACCTTGTATTGCCTCCTTTGATATGGAATTCAAATGAAGATTACTGCAAAAGATGTCCCGGGTGCGAGAACCCTAAGCATGAATTGTGCTATGAGCTAGCTTTAGTGATAACCTTTGAGTATGAACTCTCTGGGGTCACCGTTGAAGTGGGTAAAGAATGTCTAAGCTTTCGTTATTCCAGTTTGATCGAAAATCAGGTAAATACTTTGCTATCTTCGTCCCTT
Coding sequences:
- the LOC136351044 gene encoding pentatricopeptide repeat-containing protein At2g13600-like: MSPAVRTKRPPPQPLPRRPPPPKPSAESKPAKARAPATSLLESLKSFKSRLAAGPPLAPTPKSFKSYAETCASILRLCSAAAAASGTAAASSNLPLVLSIHAHALVSGLTADGSVASHLLTAYAAFARAADRDGAFRDCVSVVGAASPFAYDFMVREHVKAGDIVSARRLFDGMPERSVVSYTTMVDALMKRGSVRDAVELYRQCPLCSVPFFTAMIAGFVLNELPKDALGVFHEMLSCGVSPNEITLVSVIKACIGAGEFDLAMSIVGLAMKSNLLDKNLGVRNSLITLYLRKGDADAARRMFDEMEVRDVVSWTALLDVYAELGDLEGARRVLDEMPERNEVSWGTLVARHEQKGNAKEAVSLYSQMLADGCRPNISCFSSVLGACASLQDLRSGRKIHNQTLKMACSNNVFVSSALIDMYCKCKQLPDAQMIFYSLPQKNIVCWNSLISGYSNNSKMVEAEELFKKMPARNVASWNSIISGYAQNRQFIDALKSFHAMLASGQSPGEITFSSVLLACASLCSLEMGKMVHAKIIKLGIKESIFVGTALSDMYAKSGDLDSSKRVFYEMPKRNDVAWTAMIQGLAENGFAEESILLFEDMISAGITPNEQTFLAILFACSHSGLVEHAMHYFEMMQACGISPKAKHYTCMVDVLARAGHLAEAEDLLLKIESKSEANSWAALLSACNIYRNKEMGERAAKRLQELDKDNTAGYVLLSNMYASCGKWKDAAEMRILMKGINLKKDGGCSWVQIRGQYQAFFSWETKHPLLPDVYEMLDLLTWELIA